One Streptomyces sp. NBC_00102 DNA segment encodes these proteins:
- the rplS gene encoding 50S ribosomal protein L19: MASLLDGVNAASLRSDLPAFRAGDTVNVHVRVIEGNRSRIQQFKGIVIRRQGAGVSETFTVRKVSFSVGVERTFPVHSPIFEKIELVTRGDVRRAKLYFLRELRGKAAKIKEKRDR, from the coding sequence ATGGCTTCCCTGCTCGATGGCGTCAACGCCGCCTCCCTGCGTTCGGACCTCCCGGCCTTCCGCGCCGGTGACACCGTCAACGTCCACGTGCGCGTGATCGAGGGCAACCGCTCCCGTATCCAGCAGTTCAAGGGCATCGTCATCCGCCGCCAGGGCGCGGGCGTCAGCGAGACCTTCACGGTCCGCAAGGTCTCCTTCAGCGTCGGCGTAGAGCGCACCTTCCCGGTGCACAGCCCGATCTTCGAGAAGATCGAGCTCGTCACCCGCGGTGACGTCCGTCGCGCCAAGCTGTACTTCCTCCGTGAGCTGCGCGGCAAGGCCGCGAAGATCAAGGAGAAGCGCGACCGCTGA